One Carassius auratus strain Wakin chromosome 4, ASM336829v1, whole genome shotgun sequence DNA segment encodes these proteins:
- the LOC113065410 gene encoding DENN domain-containing protein 5B isoform X2 has translation MSATMSGSGSAPCRFAHYFVICGIDNETGLEPDALAALYQWLEADRQGRDPEAVAAGENFDQSPLKRTFKSKVLAHYPENIECNPFDQDAVNMLCMPKGLSFRTQRDSRTPQFHSFLITREDGSRTYGFVHTFYEEVTSPQICSAMQTLHQMHQAEHNASAHNCPSSSSSSSSSSSSSSMDSLASSLDEVESPSSTSSSQGGRRSCGCSGEGYDSVRDTLYVSKAMCLITPMPFMHACKRFLSQVHRAVISNQPPPLPLESYIYNILYEVPLPPPGRSLKFHGVYEPILCQRPGVGELPLADFPLSKAFQLLGVENLVQIFTCVLLEMQILLYSQDYQRLMVVAEGITTLLFPFQWQHVYVPILPASLLHFLDAPVPYLMGLQSKEGTDRSKLELPQEANLCFVDIDNHYIELPEDFPQFPNKTEFIQELSEVLLSFGLSPEGGNTSSEPAVSSQTSVLEKELKSTSLSELVDDRKNGNLGGEALDVLELLQGNPTLERLQALAKRTGVKVARLEALAAGQKAVGEEGVGGRSPVEEEELRNAKLNVQLREVFAARFATMFADYESFVIQNSPDLESWLTNREQMHNFDKASFLSDQPEPYLPFLSHFIETQMFATFIDNKIISQWEEKEPLLRVFDGRIEKARLYNVRAPSLRSSVYQKCTFLKESAQAIEQRLRKMDHTAIHPHLLDMKIGQGKYQQGFFPKLQADVLASGPTNNKWSNRTCSTQRRVDRHRQHNDHLVLDNDLKEKYMQEARSLGKNLRQPKLSDLSPAVIAQTNWKFVEGLLKECKMKTKRMLVEKMGREAVELGHGEVNITGLEENTLIASLCDLLERIWSHGLQVKQGKSALWSHLLHYQTREEKNEQLSESPVSNGQEKRKPESSVGLPALRLSVIQDMRHIQSMGEIKTDVGRARAWIRLSLEKKLLSQSLKQLLSNQALTKKLYKRYAFLRCEEEKEQFLFHLLSLNTVDYFCFTSVFTTIMIPYRAVIIPIKKLSNAMTTSNPWLCVSGELGDSGILQITKNVLEMKFDCQNLGKLTTVQLGHDNSGLLAKWLVDCVMVRNEITGHTYKFPCGKWLGKGVDDGSLERVLIGEFVVPCNDDDGGRGSKTPPLQRSPSQIRRISITSLTGRGNKPTTVQIQESIGEAVNNIIKHFHKPEKERGSLTVLLCGEGGLVWALEQFFHHGFRSARIFQKNVFVWDFYERTVAFLENADQIGDLQEKPEPLGLNSESFCRYVNAINSMPRNIGKDGKFQLLVCLGARDRLLPQWLPLLAECPVITRMYEENALLRDKLTVSSLIAVLETLHDFPITLESSLTKSVEL, from the exons GGGAAAACTTTGACCAGAGCCCCCTCAAAAGGACCTTTAAATCCAAAGTGCTTGCCCACTACCCAGAGAACATCGAGTGCAACCCATTTGACCAGGATGCTGTCAACATG cTCTGCATGCCCAAAGGTCTGTCATTCCGAACACAGCGTGACAGTCGTACCCCACAATTCCACTCGTTCCTCATCACAAGAGAAGACGGATCTCGCACGTATGGTTTCGTTCACACCTTCTACGAGGAGGTGACCAGTCCTCAGATCTGCTCTGCCATGCAGACGCTACACCAGATGCACCAAGCAGAGCATAATGCATCTGCCCATAACTGCCCTTCgtcatcatcctcttcctcatcatcctcatcctcctcaagTATGGACTCTTTAGCCAGCAGCCTGGATGAAGTTGAGTCTCCTTCCTCAACTTCCTCCTCACAAGGAGGCCGCAGAAGCTGTGGCTGCTCCGGTGAAGGCTACGATTCTGTTCGCGACACTCTGTACGTGTCCAAAGCTATGTGTCTAATCACGCCCATGCCCTTCATGCATGCCTGTAAACGCTTCCTGTCCCAGGTGCACCGCGCTGTCATCTCCAATCAGCCACCCCCACTTCCTTTGGAAAGCTACATCTACAACATCCTCTATGAAGTACCTTTGCCGCCGCCTGGACGCTCTTTAAAGTTCCACGGAGTGTATGAACCTATCCTGTGCCAGAGGCCTGGTGTCGGGGAGCTGCCATTGGCTGATTTCCCACTGAGTAAGGCCTTCCAGTTGTTGGGAGTGGAAAATCTGGTGCAGATTTTTACTTGTGTCCTACTAGAGATGCAGATCCTTCTCTATTCACAAG ATTACCAGAGGCTCATGGTGGTTGCAGAAGGAATCACAACGTTGCTGTTCCCGTTCCAGTGGCAGCATGTGTATGTGCCCATCCTTCCTGCTTCACTTCTGCACTTCCTGGACGCCCCTGTGCCGTATCTCATGGGCCTGCAGTCTAAAGAGGGCACGGACCGCTCTAAACTAGAGCTGCCTCAAGAG GCGAACCTGTGTTTTGTTGACATCGACAACCACTACATCGAGTTACCTGAAGACTTCCCTCAGTTCCCCAACAAGACCGAATTCATCCAGGAACTCAGTGAGGTATTGCTAAGTTTTGGTTTGTCTCCTGAGGGGGGCAACACCTCCTCTGAACCAGCTGTGAGCTCGCAGACCTCCGTGCTGGAGAAGGAACTGAAGAGCACATCCCTGAGTGAGTTGGTGGATGACCGAAAGAATGGCAACCTTGGTGGAGAGGCGCTGGACGTGCTGGAGCTTCTTCAGGGCAACCCGACTCTGGAGCGTCTGCAGGCTCTGGCCAAAAGGACAGGGGTGAAAGTGGCGCGTCTGGAGGCATTGGCAGCGGGGCAGAAAGCTGTAGGGGAGGAGGGCGTTGGAGGAAGGTCTCCTGTCGAGGAAGAGGAGCTGAGGAACGCTAAACTGAACGTGCAGCTGAGGGAGGTGTTCGCTGCACGCTTTGCCACAATGTTCGCGGACTACGAGTCGTTTGTGATCCAGAACTCGCCAGATTTGGAGTCCTGGCTGACCAATAGAGAGCAAATGCACAACTTTGACAAG GCCTCATTCCTTTCGGATCAGCCGGAACCGTACTTGCCCTTCCTGTCCCATTTCATCGAAACGCAAATGTTTGCCACCTTCATCGACAACAAGATCATTTCTCAGTGGGAGGAGAAGGAGCCCCTCCTTCGAGTGTTTGACGGACGCATTGAGAAGGCCCGTCTCTACAATGTTCGCGCACCCAGCTTGCGCTCATCTGTTTACCAGAAATGCACCTTTCTCAAAGAGTCGG CCCAGGCCATAGAGCAGCGGCTGAGAAAGATGGACCACACAGCCATCCATCCTCACCTGCTGGATATGAAGATTGGTCAAGGAAAATACCAGCAGGGCTTCTTCCCCAAACTACAGGCTGATGTGCTCGCCTCAGGGCCCACCAACAACAA GTGGTCTAACCGCACATGCTCGACCCAGCGCAGAGTGGACCGTCACAGACAGCACAACGACCATCTGGTGCTGGACAACGACCTCAAAGAG AAGTACATGCAGGAGGCCCGTAGCCTGGGGAAGAACCTGAGACAACCCAAACTATCAGACCTGTCCCCTGCGGTCATCGCTCAGACCAACTGGAAGTTTGTGGAGGGTTTACTGAAAGAATGCAAAATGAAG ACCAAGCGTATGTTGGTGGAGAAAATGGGCAGAGAGGCTGTTGAACTGGGACATGGAGAGGTGAACATCACTGGCCTGGAGGAGAACACACTCATAGCCAGTCTGTGTGACCTGCTGGAGAGAATATGGAGCCACGGTCTACAGGTCAAACAG GGAAAGTCTGCGCTGTGGTCTCATTTATTACACTACCAGACGAGAGAAGAGAAAAACGAACAGCTGTCAGAGTCTCcag TGTCTAATGGCCAGGAAAAACGGAAGCCAGAGTCCAGTGTTGGTCTTCCTGCATTACGTCTATCAGTCATACAGGATATGAG ACACATCCAAAGTATGGGAGAGATTAAAACCGATGTAGGTCGAGCACGTGCTTGGATCCGACTCTCTCTGGAGAAAAAACTACTTTCCCAGTCTCTCAAACAGCTGCTGTCTAACCAGGCCTTAACCAA GAAGCTGTACAAGCGTTACGCCTTCTTGCGCTGCGAAGAGGAAAAAGAGCAGTTTCTCTTTCACCTCTTGAGCCTGAATACCGTGGACTACTTCTGCTTTACCAGCGTCTTCACCACCATAA TGATTCCATACAGGGCCGTCATTATCCCCATCAAGAAGCTTAGTAACGCAATGACCACGTCCAACCCCTGGCTGTGTGTGTCCGGCGAGCTGGGCGACTCCGGCATCCTGCAGATCACCAAGAACGTTCTGGAAATGAAGTTTGAT TGTCAGAACCTCGGGAAGTTGACGACAGTGCAGCTGGGTCATGATAATTCTGGCTTGCTTGCCAAGTGGCTGGTGGATTGTGTCATGGTCCGCAATGAGATCACCGGCCACACGTACAA GTTCCCGTGTGGCAAGTGGCTGGGGAAGGGCGTGGATGATGGCAGTCTTGAGCGAGTTCTGATTGGTGAATTTGTAGTTCCATGCAATGATGATGACGGAGGAAGAGGGTCTAAGACTCCGCCCCTTCAGCGATCACCTTCCCAGATCCGACGAATTAGCATCACATCGCTTACAGGACGTGGAAACA AACCAACAACTGTACAGATACAGGAATCCATCGGTGAAGCAGTCAACAATATTATAAAGCATTTCCACAAACCAGAAAAAGAG AGGGGCAGTCTTACAGTCCTGCTGTGTGGAGAAGGTGGTCTTGTGTGGGCACTGGAGCAGTTCTTCCATCATGGATTCCGCTCGGCTCGAATCTTTCAGAAAAACGTTTTTGTGTGGGACTTCTATG AGAGAACAGTAGCATTTCTGGAGAATGCTGATCAGATTGGAGACCTTCAAGAAAAACCAGAGCCACTAGGTTTGAATAGTGAATCTTTCTGTCGATACGTCAACGCCATTAACAGTATGCCACGCAACATTGGCAAAGATGGCAAGTTCCAGCTGCTAGTTTGTCTCGGAGCGAG AGATCGATTGTTGCCGCAGTGGCTTCCTCTACTGGCCGAATGCCCCGTCATCACACGCATGTATGAGGAGAACGCATTACTGCGAGACAAACTCACCGTCAGCTCTCTCATCGCAGTTCTGGAGACGCTCCATGACTTCCCCATCACACTGGAGAGCTCTCTAACTAAAAGCGTTGAGCTGTAA
- the LOC113065410 gene encoding DENN domain-containing protein 5B isoform X1 codes for MSATMSGSGSAPCRFAHYFVICGIDNETGLEPDALAALYQWLEADRQGRDPEAVAAGENFDQSPLKRTFKSKVLAHYPENIECNPFDQDAVNMLCMPKGLSFRTQRDSRTPQFHSFLITREDGSRTYGFVHTFYEEVTSPQICSAMQTLHQMHQAEHNASAHNCPSSSSSSSSSSSSSSMDSLASSLDEVESPSSTSSSQGGRRSCGCSGEGYDSVRDTLYVSKAMCLITPMPFMHACKRFLSQVHRAVISNQPPPLPLESYIYNILYEVPLPPPGRSLKFHGVYEPILCQRPGVGELPLADFPLSKAFQLLGVENLVQIFTCVLLEMQILLYSQDYQRLMVVAEGITTLLFPFQWQHVYVPILPASLLHFLDAPVPYLMGLQSKEGTDRSKLELPQEANLCFVDIDNHYIELPEDFPQFPNKTEFIQELSEVLLSFGLSPEGGNTSSEPAVSSQTSVLEKELKSTSLSELVDDRKNGNLGGEALDVLELLQGNPTLERLQALAKRTGVKVARLEALAAGQKAVGEEGVGGRSPVEEEELRNAKLNVQLREVFAARFATMFADYESFVIQNSPDLESWLTNREQMHNFDKASFLSDQPEPYLPFLSHFIETQMFATFIDNKIISQWEEKEPLLRVFDGRIEKARLYNVRAPSLRSSVYQKCTFLKESAQAIEQRLRKMDHTAIHPHLLDMKIGQGKYQQGFFPKLQADVLASGPTNNKWSNRTCSTQRRVDRHRQHNDHLVLDNDLKEKYMQEARSLGKNLRQPKLSDLSPAVIAQTNWKFVEGLLKECKMKTKRMLVEKMGREAVELGHGEVNITGLEENTLIASLCDLLERIWSHGLQVKQGKSALWSHLLHYQTREEKNEQLSESPVSNGQEKRKPESSVGLPALRLSVIQDMRHIQSMGEIKTDVGRARAWIRLSLEKKLLSQSLKQLLSNQALTKKLYKRYAFLRCEEEKEQFLFHLLSLNTVDYFCFTSVFTTIMIPYRAVIIPIKKLSNAMTTSNPWLCVSGELGDSGILQITKNVLEMKFDSAFRPHTHISIAFKCQNLGKLTTVQLGHDNSGLLAKWLVDCVMVRNEITGHTYKFPCGKWLGKGVDDGSLERVLIGEFVVPCNDDDGGRGSKTPPLQRSPSQIRRISITSLTGRGNKPTTVQIQESIGEAVNNIIKHFHKPEKERGSLTVLLCGEGGLVWALEQFFHHGFRSARIFQKNVFVWDFYERTVAFLENADQIGDLQEKPEPLGLNSESFCRYVNAINSMPRNIGKDGKFQLLVCLGARDRLLPQWLPLLAECPVITRMYEENALLRDKLTVSSLIAVLETLHDFPITLESSLTKSVEL; via the exons GGGAAAACTTTGACCAGAGCCCCCTCAAAAGGACCTTTAAATCCAAAGTGCTTGCCCACTACCCAGAGAACATCGAGTGCAACCCATTTGACCAGGATGCTGTCAACATG cTCTGCATGCCCAAAGGTCTGTCATTCCGAACACAGCGTGACAGTCGTACCCCACAATTCCACTCGTTCCTCATCACAAGAGAAGACGGATCTCGCACGTATGGTTTCGTTCACACCTTCTACGAGGAGGTGACCAGTCCTCAGATCTGCTCTGCCATGCAGACGCTACACCAGATGCACCAAGCAGAGCATAATGCATCTGCCCATAACTGCCCTTCgtcatcatcctcttcctcatcatcctcatcctcctcaagTATGGACTCTTTAGCCAGCAGCCTGGATGAAGTTGAGTCTCCTTCCTCAACTTCCTCCTCACAAGGAGGCCGCAGAAGCTGTGGCTGCTCCGGTGAAGGCTACGATTCTGTTCGCGACACTCTGTACGTGTCCAAAGCTATGTGTCTAATCACGCCCATGCCCTTCATGCATGCCTGTAAACGCTTCCTGTCCCAGGTGCACCGCGCTGTCATCTCCAATCAGCCACCCCCACTTCCTTTGGAAAGCTACATCTACAACATCCTCTATGAAGTACCTTTGCCGCCGCCTGGACGCTCTTTAAAGTTCCACGGAGTGTATGAACCTATCCTGTGCCAGAGGCCTGGTGTCGGGGAGCTGCCATTGGCTGATTTCCCACTGAGTAAGGCCTTCCAGTTGTTGGGAGTGGAAAATCTGGTGCAGATTTTTACTTGTGTCCTACTAGAGATGCAGATCCTTCTCTATTCACAAG ATTACCAGAGGCTCATGGTGGTTGCAGAAGGAATCACAACGTTGCTGTTCCCGTTCCAGTGGCAGCATGTGTATGTGCCCATCCTTCCTGCTTCACTTCTGCACTTCCTGGACGCCCCTGTGCCGTATCTCATGGGCCTGCAGTCTAAAGAGGGCACGGACCGCTCTAAACTAGAGCTGCCTCAAGAG GCGAACCTGTGTTTTGTTGACATCGACAACCACTACATCGAGTTACCTGAAGACTTCCCTCAGTTCCCCAACAAGACCGAATTCATCCAGGAACTCAGTGAGGTATTGCTAAGTTTTGGTTTGTCTCCTGAGGGGGGCAACACCTCCTCTGAACCAGCTGTGAGCTCGCAGACCTCCGTGCTGGAGAAGGAACTGAAGAGCACATCCCTGAGTGAGTTGGTGGATGACCGAAAGAATGGCAACCTTGGTGGAGAGGCGCTGGACGTGCTGGAGCTTCTTCAGGGCAACCCGACTCTGGAGCGTCTGCAGGCTCTGGCCAAAAGGACAGGGGTGAAAGTGGCGCGTCTGGAGGCATTGGCAGCGGGGCAGAAAGCTGTAGGGGAGGAGGGCGTTGGAGGAAGGTCTCCTGTCGAGGAAGAGGAGCTGAGGAACGCTAAACTGAACGTGCAGCTGAGGGAGGTGTTCGCTGCACGCTTTGCCACAATGTTCGCGGACTACGAGTCGTTTGTGATCCAGAACTCGCCAGATTTGGAGTCCTGGCTGACCAATAGAGAGCAAATGCACAACTTTGACAAG GCCTCATTCCTTTCGGATCAGCCGGAACCGTACTTGCCCTTCCTGTCCCATTTCATCGAAACGCAAATGTTTGCCACCTTCATCGACAACAAGATCATTTCTCAGTGGGAGGAGAAGGAGCCCCTCCTTCGAGTGTTTGACGGACGCATTGAGAAGGCCCGTCTCTACAATGTTCGCGCACCCAGCTTGCGCTCATCTGTTTACCAGAAATGCACCTTTCTCAAAGAGTCGG CCCAGGCCATAGAGCAGCGGCTGAGAAAGATGGACCACACAGCCATCCATCCTCACCTGCTGGATATGAAGATTGGTCAAGGAAAATACCAGCAGGGCTTCTTCCCCAAACTACAGGCTGATGTGCTCGCCTCAGGGCCCACCAACAACAA GTGGTCTAACCGCACATGCTCGACCCAGCGCAGAGTGGACCGTCACAGACAGCACAACGACCATCTGGTGCTGGACAACGACCTCAAAGAG AAGTACATGCAGGAGGCCCGTAGCCTGGGGAAGAACCTGAGACAACCCAAACTATCAGACCTGTCCCCTGCGGTCATCGCTCAGACCAACTGGAAGTTTGTGGAGGGTTTACTGAAAGAATGCAAAATGAAG ACCAAGCGTATGTTGGTGGAGAAAATGGGCAGAGAGGCTGTTGAACTGGGACATGGAGAGGTGAACATCACTGGCCTGGAGGAGAACACACTCATAGCCAGTCTGTGTGACCTGCTGGAGAGAATATGGAGCCACGGTCTACAGGTCAAACAG GGAAAGTCTGCGCTGTGGTCTCATTTATTACACTACCAGACGAGAGAAGAGAAAAACGAACAGCTGTCAGAGTCTCcag TGTCTAATGGCCAGGAAAAACGGAAGCCAGAGTCCAGTGTTGGTCTTCCTGCATTACGTCTATCAGTCATACAGGATATGAG ACACATCCAAAGTATGGGAGAGATTAAAACCGATGTAGGTCGAGCACGTGCTTGGATCCGACTCTCTCTGGAGAAAAAACTACTTTCCCAGTCTCTCAAACAGCTGCTGTCTAACCAGGCCTTAACCAA GAAGCTGTACAAGCGTTACGCCTTCTTGCGCTGCGAAGAGGAAAAAGAGCAGTTTCTCTTTCACCTCTTGAGCCTGAATACCGTGGACTACTTCTGCTTTACCAGCGTCTTCACCACCATAA TGATTCCATACAGGGCCGTCATTATCCCCATCAAGAAGCTTAGTAACGCAATGACCACGTCCAACCCCTGGCTGTGTGTGTCCGGCGAGCTGGGCGACTCCGGCATCCTGCAGATCACCAAGAACGTTCTGGAAATGAAGTTTGAT TCTGCCTTTAGGCCTCACACGCACATCTCCATCGCCTTCAAG TGTCAGAACCTCGGGAAGTTGACGACAGTGCAGCTGGGTCATGATAATTCTGGCTTGCTTGCCAAGTGGCTGGTGGATTGTGTCATGGTCCGCAATGAGATCACCGGCCACACGTACAA GTTCCCGTGTGGCAAGTGGCTGGGGAAGGGCGTGGATGATGGCAGTCTTGAGCGAGTTCTGATTGGTGAATTTGTAGTTCCATGCAATGATGATGACGGAGGAAGAGGGTCTAAGACTCCGCCCCTTCAGCGATCACCTTCCCAGATCCGACGAATTAGCATCACATCGCTTACAGGACGTGGAAACA AACCAACAACTGTACAGATACAGGAATCCATCGGTGAAGCAGTCAACAATATTATAAAGCATTTCCACAAACCAGAAAAAGAG AGGGGCAGTCTTACAGTCCTGCTGTGTGGAGAAGGTGGTCTTGTGTGGGCACTGGAGCAGTTCTTCCATCATGGATTCCGCTCGGCTCGAATCTTTCAGAAAAACGTTTTTGTGTGGGACTTCTATG AGAGAACAGTAGCATTTCTGGAGAATGCTGATCAGATTGGAGACCTTCAAGAAAAACCAGAGCCACTAGGTTTGAATAGTGAATCTTTCTGTCGATACGTCAACGCCATTAACAGTATGCCACGCAACATTGGCAAAGATGGCAAGTTCCAGCTGCTAGTTTGTCTCGGAGCGAG AGATCGATTGTTGCCGCAGTGGCTTCCTCTACTGGCCGAATGCCCCGTCATCACACGCATGTATGAGGAGAACGCATTACTGCGAGACAAACTCACCGTCAGCTCTCTCATCGCAGTTCTGGAGACGCTCCATGACTTCCCCATCACACTGGAGAGCTCTCTAACTAAAAGCGTTGAGCTGTAA